One part of the Gemmatimonadaceae bacterium genome encodes these proteins:
- a CDS encoding ADOP family duplicated permease, which produces MLDRTRRDLSLAARSLRRAPALSVTVVLILGLAIGLSSAMFSVFESVLLRRLPIEGPDQVVELSGTASGAATEVPITPTQLHRLRVGTHSLRAAAGLAHWRVLADALTDGDRRLVLRESVVTDDFFGVLGAAPALGRLFHAGDNVPWGSGSAAGAPIVLAYSAWQRAFGGDSSVIGRHLALPKLNWILTVVGVAPPGLDYPRGAEFWIASEYGSLDVVGRLNSGATPEAARQDFLAFLQHDPDQLRDFGTNAVGAQVHTIDAMVSGDARPALLALSAAVALLLILACVNVGNLLLLRATGRARELSIRRAIGASSTDLLRLLLAESVLLAVVGGGLGVWLARVILDALLRLAPNGLPRTDVIALAGTPLAIGALVTAAAVLLFGVAPSLVALRFDLASPLRSDTRGGTEGRRMRKVRHALVGSQIALAVIVLAGAGLLVRSLERLASLDLGYETEHVTMLSIALPWRTYVSECRPASPRLNASDSAIWSRCVGDRNFAAHERLMETLRETQHVVALSPAGAPPFLGSNVWMGSFAAEGQSDDEAKANPWFGFDAVGPDFFRALGVPLVSGRLFTDADREDAPRVGIITEGVARRLWPHESAIGKRFHEAGQRSPDSLVTVVGVVRDFHYRLHRESTPTIFRPYRQVLAQGYFVMRTRGVRLPEDAWRRAVEGAGAGATFVRVQSMDDLIAPQLVVPRFDALLLSTFALVALVLAAVGLYGIIASAVSQQTREFGIRIALGATPSAVRNMVLKQALIVAGVGTVVGLAGALGGSRLLTAMLFDTRPSDPATLAVVSVLLLITAAGAAYFPARRATRIDPVRAMRAE; this is translated from the coding sequence GTGCTCGACCGCACTCGTCGCGATCTGTCGCTCGCCGCGCGCTCCTTGCGGCGCGCGCCGGCGCTCAGCGTCACCGTCGTACTCATCCTCGGTCTCGCGATCGGCCTGTCGAGCGCGATGTTCAGTGTCTTCGAGTCCGTGCTCCTGCGCCGCCTCCCGATCGAGGGGCCGGACCAGGTCGTCGAGCTCTCGGGCACGGCGAGCGGAGCCGCCACGGAGGTGCCGATCACTCCGACGCAGCTTCATCGGCTCCGCGTCGGGACGCACTCCCTCCGCGCGGCCGCGGGGCTGGCGCATTGGCGTGTACTCGCGGATGCGCTCACCGACGGCGACCGCCGTCTCGTTTTGCGAGAATCAGTCGTCACCGACGACTTCTTCGGCGTCCTCGGAGCAGCGCCCGCCTTGGGTCGCCTGTTTCACGCGGGCGACAACGTGCCTTGGGGCAGCGGCTCAGCGGCCGGAGCGCCGATCGTTCTCGCCTACTCGGCATGGCAACGCGCGTTCGGTGGCGACTCGTCGGTCATCGGCCGGCACTTGGCCCTGCCGAAGCTGAATTGGATACTCACCGTCGTCGGCGTCGCTCCGCCCGGCCTCGACTATCCTCGCGGCGCCGAATTCTGGATCGCGTCGGAATATGGAAGCCTCGACGTCGTGGGGCGTCTGAACTCCGGAGCCACGCCCGAAGCCGCTCGCCAGGACTTCCTGGCCTTTCTTCAGCACGATCCCGATCAGCTGCGCGACTTCGGCACGAACGCCGTCGGGGCGCAGGTTCACACGATCGACGCGATGGTGAGTGGTGACGCGCGTCCGGCGCTGCTCGCGCTCTCGGCAGCGGTCGCTCTGCTGCTGATTCTCGCGTGCGTGAACGTGGGCAACCTGCTTCTGCTGCGCGCGACCGGACGCGCTCGCGAGCTGTCCATTCGCCGCGCGATTGGGGCCTCGTCGACCGATCTCTTGCGCCTCTTGCTGGCGGAGAGCGTGCTGCTCGCCGTGGTCGGCGGCGGATTGGGCGTGTGGCTTGCGCGCGTGATTCTCGATGCGCTCCTGCGTTTGGCACCGAACGGCCTGCCGCGCACTGACGTGATTGCCCTTGCGGGCACACCCCTCGCCATCGGCGCGCTCGTGACCGCGGCTGCGGTTCTCCTCTTCGGCGTCGCGCCGTCGCTCGTGGCACTCCGATTCGACCTCGCGTCGCCGCTGCGATCCGATACTCGTGGCGGAACCGAGGGACGGCGCATGCGCAAGGTTCGTCATGCGCTCGTCGGCTCTCAGATCGCGCTCGCGGTGATCGTGCTGGCGGGAGCCGGCCTGCTCGTGCGTAGTCTCGAGCGGCTGGCGTCGCTCGATCTCGGTTACGAGACCGAGCACGTCACGATGCTGTCGATCGCACTGCCGTGGCGGACGTATGTCTCCGAATGTCGGCCGGCATCGCCTCGGCTCAATGCATCCGATTCGGCGATCTGGTCGAGATGCGTCGGTGATAGAAACTTCGCCGCGCACGAGCGTTTGATGGAAACGCTTCGGGAGACACAGCACGTCGTCGCGCTGTCACCCGCGGGCGCCCCGCCGTTTCTCGGCTCGAACGTGTGGATGGGATCGTTCGCCGCCGAGGGACAGTCGGACGACGAGGCGAAAGCGAATCCATGGTTTGGATTCGACGCCGTGGGCCCTGATTTCTTTCGGGCCCTCGGCGTGCCGCTCGTGAGCGGGCGTTTGTTCACCGACGCGGATCGGGAAGACGCTCCGCGAGTCGGCATCATCACCGAAGGCGTTGCGCGGCGTCTCTGGCCGCACGAGAGCGCGATCGGCAAACGTTTTCACGAGGCGGGCCAACGCTCGCCGGACTCGTTGGTCACGGTCGTCGGTGTCGTGCGCGACTTTCACTATCGGCTGCATCGCGAGAGCACGCCGACGATCTTCAGGCCGTACCGGCAAGTGCTGGCCCAAGGTTACTTCGTCATGCGTACTCGCGGCGTCCGGCTGCCGGAGGACGCGTGGCGTCGCGCCGTCGAGGGTGCGGGAGCCGGCGCGACATTCGTCCGCGTCCAGTCGATGGACGACTTGATCGCACCGCAACTCGTCGTCCCCCGCTTCGACGCACTGCTGTTGTCCACGTTCGCCCTCGTCGCGCTCGTCCTTGCCGCGGTCGGACTGTACGGCATCATCGCCTCGGCCGTCAGTCAACAGACGCGAGAGTTCGGAATCCGGATCGCGCTGGGCGCGACACCGAGTGCCGTGCGAAACATGGTGCTGAAGCAGGCGCTGATCGTCGCGGGGGTGGGAACCGTCGTCGGTTTGGCCGGCGCGCTCGGTGGTTCACGGTTGCTGACAGCGATGCTGTTCGACACTCGTCCGTCCGATCCTGCGACACTCGCCGTTGTGTCGGTACTCTTGCTGATCACGGCCGCCGGCGCCGCCTACTTTCCTGCGCGGCGCGCGACGCGCATCGATCCAGTCAGGGCGATGAGGGCGGAGTAG
- a CDS encoding DoxX family protein, which translates to MSTSSAKTVNRLLWTAQSLAAALFLFAGSVKFIIPADKMQSGPIVFPIAFIYFIGICECLGALGLLLPGLLRIRTSLTPLAAAGLTIIMVGATTVSVLAMGVAAGVFPAVVGIITAWIAYSRGRVMPLVETPRRLLRVA; encoded by the coding sequence ATGTCGACCTCGAGCGCCAAGACCGTCAATCGCCTGCTCTGGACCGCTCAGAGCCTCGCCGCCGCTCTCTTCCTGTTCGCCGGTTCGGTGAAATTCATCATCCCCGCCGACAAGATGCAGTCGGGCCCGATCGTTTTCCCGATCGCCTTCATCTATTTCATCGGCATCTGCGAGTGCCTCGGCGCCCTCGGGCTGCTGCTGCCGGGCCTGCTGAGAATCCGCACGTCGCTTACACCACTCGCGGCAGCGGGACTGACGATCATCATGGTCGGGGCAACGACCGTCAGCGTATTGGCAATGGGCGTCGCCGCGGGAGTGTTCCCGGCCGTCGTCGGAATCATCACCGCGTGGATCGCGTACAGCCGGGGCCGAGTCATGCCCCTCGTCGAAACACCGCGGCGCCTACTGCGCGTCGCGTAG
- a CDS encoding HAMP domain-containing sensor histidine kinase, protein MTTANAPLTSDSTGPRWPVRVDRLLRQLPWICGALSVAIGALTLFGWFLGRPEWTSVLPGLPPMESNSALMAVAAGVSLVLLAPMDASRARTVSGRILAGATLLFAILPLVEHALRVDMSIDRLLSHGETPFHSPPGRPSPQTAAAFGLIGATLLTLNVTMRREFRPAQLLAVLAALVPLISVLAYLFGTAELYGPQAVYPFIGMGIPTAGALLALSAGALAARAGEGPLSVLIRPDSGGLASRQLFAWLLFLAAATGGIEAGARFGFYAAPIGSAGVVLLGVVGGTVFVLRVAHTLSRMDRAAQSALQARDDLMGVVAHDLRNPLSVIVMQAEYLRMLPAPKDTEADESADAISRSAMRMNRLIQDLLDVSRIEAGSLSLRCTESDTAQLLATAVDSQQPLASAGQIDLVTDIAAPLPKILADQDRLMQVFENLIGNAIKFTDPGGRITVGARPQAGDVLFWVSDTGAGMRQEDLPRVFDRFWRAQEGAKHGAGLGLPIAKGVVEAHGGRIWVESALSSGTTFSFTIPAVGSPPPATRS, encoded by the coding sequence TTGACCACGGCTAACGCGCCCCTCACGTCGGACTCGACCGGCCCACGATGGCCGGTTCGGGTCGATCGGCTGCTGCGCCAGCTCCCGTGGATCTGCGGCGCGCTGTCGGTCGCGATCGGCGCGCTCACGCTGTTCGGCTGGTTCCTCGGCCGCCCGGAATGGACCAGCGTTCTGCCCGGACTTCCACCGATGGAGTCCAACAGCGCCCTCATGGCGGTCGCGGCGGGCGTCTCGCTGGTGCTGCTCGCGCCGATGGACGCATCGAGGGCGCGGACCGTGAGCGGACGGATCCTCGCCGGCGCCACGCTCCTGTTCGCGATCTTGCCGCTGGTCGAGCACGCGCTGCGAGTCGACATGTCGATCGACCGGTTGCTGAGTCACGGCGAAACCCCGTTCCATAGCCCACCAGGACGTCCGTCGCCGCAAACCGCGGCGGCGTTCGGCCTCATCGGCGCGACGCTGCTGACGTTGAACGTCACGATGCGACGCGAGTTTCGGCCCGCCCAGCTGCTCGCGGTCCTCGCCGCCCTCGTGCCGCTCATTTCAGTTTTGGCATATCTCTTCGGCACGGCGGAGCTCTACGGCCCGCAAGCCGTGTATCCATTCATCGGCATGGGCATTCCCACGGCGGGGGCGCTCCTCGCGCTGAGCGCGGGCGCCCTCGCCGCGCGCGCCGGAGAGGGGCCGCTCTCCGTGCTCATCCGGCCCGACAGCGGCGGGCTTGCCTCGCGCCAACTCTTCGCGTGGCTGCTCTTCCTCGCCGCGGCGACGGGCGGCATCGAAGCGGGCGCGCGGTTCGGATTCTACGCGGCGCCGATCGGGTCGGCCGGCGTCGTTCTCTTGGGAGTCGTCGGCGGAACGGTGTTCGTGCTGCGCGTCGCGCACACTCTGAGCCGGATGGACCGAGCGGCGCAATCAGCCCTTCAGGCGCGCGACGATTTAATGGGTGTCGTCGCCCACGACCTTCGCAATCCACTGAGCGTGATCGTCATGCAGGCGGAGTATCTCCGGATGCTGCCGGCGCCGAAGGACACCGAAGCCGACGAATCCGCCGACGCGATCTCACGCTCGGCGATGCGGATGAACCGGTTGATTCAGGATCTGCTCGACGTCAGCCGCATCGAGGCCGGGAGTCTGTCGTTGCGCTGCACCGAGTCGGACACCGCCCAGCTCCTCGCTACCGCCGTAGACAGCCAACAGCCATTGGCGTCGGCCGGCCAGATCGACCTCGTTACCGACATCGCCGCTCCGCTTCCCAAGATCCTGGCCGATCAGGATCGTCTCATGCAGGTCTTTGAAAACCTGATCGGCAACGCGATCAAGTTCACCGACCCTGGGGGGCGGATCACCGTGGGGGCGCGCCCGCAAGCCGGCGACGTATTGTTCTGGGTGTCCGATACCGGCGCGGGGATGCGGCAAGAGGATCTGCCGCGAGTGTTCGATCGATTCTGGCGGGCGCAGGAGGGCGCCAAGCACGGCGCCGGTCTCGGGTTGCCGATCGCCAAGGGTGTCGTCGAGGCGCACGGCGGGCGAATCTGGGTCGAGAGCGCCCTGAGCAGCGGGACCACGTTCTCCTTTACGATTCCCGCGGTGGGCAGCCCACCGCCAGCCACCCGATCCTGA